In one window of Mercurialis annua linkage group LG4, ddMerAnnu1.2, whole genome shotgun sequence DNA:
- the LOC126676149 gene encoding uncharacterized protein LOC126676149 codes for MTCRTTSYVPAEDILLCQIYMAACEDHNMGVHQPGNRFWSHVAEKYNNSTSLNITLRSDRSLQARVQVIERAVRKLNGCIRQVKNMNISGASDQDILNQARILLMQDSNYKRGFKFDHVWNMLKDFEKLKCDASTRKRVHPRPILNYAPVELVDPSSELNIPTSPKLSSKRVHPRPILNYAPVELVNPTPILNYAPVELVNPTPELKIPTSPKLSSVPVNLNNDDAGASSSERSIGMKNSELSKKVEEKLSAIIESIQEENRQLVELLKKTSADRQEQFEVQSKILALKEYKEENKILLHDLNTISDSKVRAFFEAEKTRILEKRKR; via the exons ATGACTTGTCGAACTACTAGTTACGTTCCAGCGGAAGACATCCTCTTATGTCAAATTTATATGGCTGCTTGTGAAGATCATAATATGGGTGTTCATCAGCCTGGAAATCGCTTTTGGTCTCACGTGGCCGAGAAATACAACAATTCAACTTCTCTAAATATAACTCTTCGTAGCGATAGATCGCTGCAAGCACGAGTGCAAGTTATTGAGAGGGCTGTTCGGAAATTAAATGGGTGCATAAGACAAgtcaaaaatatgaatataagtGGTGCATCCGATCAAGACATT TTAAACCAAGCAAGAATATTACTTATGCAAGATAGTAATTACAAAAGGGGTTTCAAATTCGATCATGTGTGGAATATGTTGAAAGATTTCGAAAAGCTTAAATGTGACGCGTCTACCAGAAAACGAGTTCATCCGAGGCCAATTTTGAACTATGCCCCGGTGGAGTTGGTTGATCCCTCATCAGAATTGAATATACCAACATCTCCAAAGTTGTCTTCAAAACGAGTTCATCCAAGGCCAATTTTGAACTATGCCCCTGTGGAATTAGTTAATCCCACACCAATTTTGAACTATGCCCCTGTGGAGTTAGTTAATCCCACGCCAGAGTTGAAAATACCGACATCTCCAAAGTTGTCTTCAGTTcctgttaatttaaataatgacGACGCTGGTGCTTCTTCATCAGAACGATCAATTGGGATGAAAAATTCCGAGCTCAGCAAAAAAGTTGAAGAAAAACTTTCTGCTATTATCGAGAGCATTCAAGAAGAGAATCGACAGCTTGTCGAGCTGCTGAAGAAAACAAGTGCAGACAGACAAGAACAATTTGAAGTCCAAAGCAAAATTTTGGCTCTCAAAGAatataaagaagaaaataaaattttactgcATGACTTGAACACTATCAGCGATTCTAAAGTTCGTGCTTTTTTTGAAGCTGAAAAAACACGAATTTTAGAAAAAAGAAAACGATAA
- the LOC126676187 gene encoding uncharacterized protein LOC126676187: protein MRIAALRNIAGSISKALISPTSTTSFFPSPKLDYNRFALVCRGGGGGSFPNQLSRRFSIFSESNQFNSLTDTRFPKRRPQIDKSRRKRSSLKPPGPYAWVKHAPGEPIQPSNPNKGSVKQRNEKKRIKLHRAFIKVEAKKRKVEMQEAKKKKLVKRVERKMAAVARDRAWAQRLAELQQLEQDKKKSMA, encoded by the exons ATGAGAATTGCAGCTCTAAGAAATATAGCTGGTTCAATTTCAAAAGCCCTAATATCTCCCACCTCAACGACATCGTTTTTCCCCTCTCCAAAGCTAGATTACAATCGGTTCGCTCTCGTCTGCCGCGGCGGAGGCGGAGGCTCATTTCCAAATCAGCTGAGCCGCCGTTTCAGCATTTTCTCCGAGTCAAACCAATTTAACAGCTTAACCGACACTCGCTTTCCAAAGAGAAGACCGCAGATTGATAAATCTCGTCGTAAACGATCAAGCCTGAAACCTCCTG GACCATATGCTTGGGTAAAACATGCTCCTGGCGAACCAATTCAGCCAAGTAATCCGAATAAAGGCAGTGTCAAGCAAAGGAATGAGAAGAAGCGCATCAAGCTTCATCGAGCTTTTATAAAG GTAGAGGCAAAGAAGCGGAAAGTTGAGATGCAGGAAGCAAAGAAGAAGAAACTAGTGAAGAGAGTAGAACGGAAGATGGCTGCAGTGGCAAGGGATAGAGCTTGGGCACAAAGATTGGCCGAGCTTCAGCAGCTTGAGCAAGATAAGAAAAAATCCATGGCATAG
- the LOC126676229 gene encoding 3-epi-6-deoxocathasterone 23-monooxygenase CYP90C1 isoform X1, which produces MIMDFVLCFWVLMGFVIGWCCYYYNFKRMVMMNNKVKVPKGNLGWPFLGETLAFISSGYTSQPVSFMDKRKSFCVCFRYGKVFKTHILGTPIIISTDAEVNKVVLQNQGNVFIPAYPKSIRELLGEFSILQMNGSPQKKLHAVLGGFLRSPQLKATITRDIEISVKLTLDSWHHMHFVYIQDETKKITFQVLVKALMSVGPGNDLEFLKREFEEFIKGLICLPVKLPGTRLYKSLKAKDKLTKMVKKIVEERKSAMQKSNENTIPNDVVDVLLRDGVDANDHKQSPSSDFISSNIIEMMIPGEETVPTAMTLAVKFLSDYPVALKQLTEENMALKRQKIDSCDDYNWTDYMSLPFTQNVISETLRMANIINGVWRKALKDVEIKGNLIPQGWCVLASFISVHMDKEIYENPYQFNPWRWEKATANNGFTPFGGGQRLCPGLELSRLEISIFLHHLVTTYRWTAEKDEIVHFPTVKMKRKLPIKVTTL; this is translated from the exons ATGATTATGGATTTTGTTCTGTGTTTTTGGGTTTTGATGGGTTTTGTTATTGGATGGTGTTGCTATTATTACAACTTCAAGAGGATGGTGATGATGAATAACAAAGTTAAGGTACCTAAAGGAAACTTGGGTTGGCCTTTTCTTGGTGAAACTTTGGCGTTCATTTCTTCTGGTTACACTTCTCAACCTGTTAGTTTCATGGACAAAAGAAAATCTTT TTGTGTATGTTTCAGATACGGGAAGGTGTTTAAAACACATATATTAGGAACACCAATTATAATATCAACCGATGCAGAAGTGAACAAAGTGGTATTACAGAACCAAGGAAATGTGTTTATTCCTGCTTATCCCAAGTCAATACGGGAGTTACTTGGAGAATTTTCTATTCTGCAAATGAATGGAAGTCCGCAGAAGAAACTTCATGCGGTTCTTGGGGGATTCCTGAGATCGCCACAGCTCAAAGCTACCATCACCAGAGATATTGAAATCTCTGTCAAACTCACTTTGGATTCATGGCACCACATGCACTTTGTTTACATTCAAGATGAAACCAAAAAG atTACTTTTCAAGTTTTGGTGAAAGCATTAATGAGTGTTGGTCCAGGCAATGATTTAGAGTTCCTTAAGAGAGAATTTGAAGAGTTCATCAAAGGATTAATCTGTTTACCAGTCAAACTCCCTGGGACAAGACTATATAAATCTTTGAAG GCAAAGGACAAGTTGACAAAGATGGTGAAAAAGATTGTGGAAGAAAGAAAATCAGCCATGCAAAAATCTAACGAAAATACAATACCTAATGATGTAGTTGATGTACTTTTACGTGACGGTGTTGATGCGAACGATCACAAACAATCCCCATCGTCGGATTTCATCAGCAGCAATATCATCGAAATGATGATTCCAGGAGAAGAGACTGTACCTACGGCTATGACTCTGGCTGTCAAATTCCTAAGTGACTACCCCGTcgctttaaaacaattaacg GAGGAGAATATGGCTTTGAAGAGGCAGAAGATTGATTCTTGTGATGACTATAATTGGACTGACTACATGTCCTTGCCATTTACTCAAAAT GTGATTAGTGAAACACTTAGAATGGCAAATATTATTAATGGGGTTTGGAGGAAAGCCCTCAAGGATGTGGAAATTAAAG GTAATTTGATTCCACAAGGATGGTGTGTCCTGGCATCATTTATTTCTGTTCACATGGACAAAGAAATTTATGAAAATCCCTATCAATTCAATCCATGGAGATGGGAG AAGGCTACTGCTAACAATGGCTTCACACCTTTTGGCGGAGGACAGAGGCTTTGCCCCGGGCTAGAATTATCCAGGCTTGAAATTTCAATCTTCCTTCACCACCTTGTCACTACTTATAG ATGGACAGCTGAAAAGGACGAAATCGTCCATTTTCCAACAGTAAAGATGAAGAGGAAGCTACCAATCAAAGTCACAACTTTATGA
- the LOC126676229 gene encoding 3-epi-6-deoxocathasterone 23-monooxygenase CYP90C1 isoform X2 yields MIMDFVLCFWVLMGFVIGWCCYYYNFKRMVMMNNKVKVPKGNLGWPFLGETLAFISSGYTSQPVSFMDKRKSLYGKVFKTHILGTPIIISTDAEVNKVVLQNQGNVFIPAYPKSIRELLGEFSILQMNGSPQKKLHAVLGGFLRSPQLKATITRDIEISVKLTLDSWHHMHFVYIQDETKKITFQVLVKALMSVGPGNDLEFLKREFEEFIKGLICLPVKLPGTRLYKSLKAKDKLTKMVKKIVEERKSAMQKSNENTIPNDVVDVLLRDGVDANDHKQSPSSDFISSNIIEMMIPGEETVPTAMTLAVKFLSDYPVALKQLTEENMALKRQKIDSCDDYNWTDYMSLPFTQNVISETLRMANIINGVWRKALKDVEIKGNLIPQGWCVLASFISVHMDKEIYENPYQFNPWRWEKATANNGFTPFGGGQRLCPGLELSRLEISIFLHHLVTTYRWTAEKDEIVHFPTVKMKRKLPIKVTTL; encoded by the exons ATGATTATGGATTTTGTTCTGTGTTTTTGGGTTTTGATGGGTTTTGTTATTGGATGGTGTTGCTATTATTACAACTTCAAGAGGATGGTGATGATGAATAACAAAGTTAAGGTACCTAAAGGAAACTTGGGTTGGCCTTTTCTTGGTGAAACTTTGGCGTTCATTTCTTCTGGTTACACTTCTCAACCTGTTAGTTTCATGGACAAAAGAAAATCTTT ATACGGGAAGGTGTTTAAAACACATATATTAGGAACACCAATTATAATATCAACCGATGCAGAAGTGAACAAAGTGGTATTACAGAACCAAGGAAATGTGTTTATTCCTGCTTATCCCAAGTCAATACGGGAGTTACTTGGAGAATTTTCTATTCTGCAAATGAATGGAAGTCCGCAGAAGAAACTTCATGCGGTTCTTGGGGGATTCCTGAGATCGCCACAGCTCAAAGCTACCATCACCAGAGATATTGAAATCTCTGTCAAACTCACTTTGGATTCATGGCACCACATGCACTTTGTTTACATTCAAGATGAAACCAAAAAG atTACTTTTCAAGTTTTGGTGAAAGCATTAATGAGTGTTGGTCCAGGCAATGATTTAGAGTTCCTTAAGAGAGAATTTGAAGAGTTCATCAAAGGATTAATCTGTTTACCAGTCAAACTCCCTGGGACAAGACTATATAAATCTTTGAAG GCAAAGGACAAGTTGACAAAGATGGTGAAAAAGATTGTGGAAGAAAGAAAATCAGCCATGCAAAAATCTAACGAAAATACAATACCTAATGATGTAGTTGATGTACTTTTACGTGACGGTGTTGATGCGAACGATCACAAACAATCCCCATCGTCGGATTTCATCAGCAGCAATATCATCGAAATGATGATTCCAGGAGAAGAGACTGTACCTACGGCTATGACTCTGGCTGTCAAATTCCTAAGTGACTACCCCGTcgctttaaaacaattaacg GAGGAGAATATGGCTTTGAAGAGGCAGAAGATTGATTCTTGTGATGACTATAATTGGACTGACTACATGTCCTTGCCATTTACTCAAAAT GTGATTAGTGAAACACTTAGAATGGCAAATATTATTAATGGGGTTTGGAGGAAAGCCCTCAAGGATGTGGAAATTAAAG GTAATTTGATTCCACAAGGATGGTGTGTCCTGGCATCATTTATTTCTGTTCACATGGACAAAGAAATTTATGAAAATCCCTATCAATTCAATCCATGGAGATGGGAG AAGGCTACTGCTAACAATGGCTTCACACCTTTTGGCGGAGGACAGAGGCTTTGCCCCGGGCTAGAATTATCCAGGCTTGAAATTTCAATCTTCCTTCACCACCTTGTCACTACTTATAG ATGGACAGCTGAAAAGGACGAAATCGTCCATTTTCCAACAGTAAAGATGAAGAGGAAGCTACCAATCAAAGTCACAACTTTATGA
- the LOC126677706 gene encoding CDK5RAP1-like protein, whose amino-acid sequence MASSLPSSLSALQSRRFFYGIRFFSGNPIAHSSCNCHRHFKKLPLNRNTTFSLTVSRTFSQLNHPSFYTKDSPSLQHFVSQAAALSASQTEPLITPALEVSPDTEKPPRGRIYHETYGCQMNISDMEVVLSIMKDAGYKEVVEDPESAEIIFINTCAIRDNAEQRVWQRLNYFWFLKRHWKSNVAIGRSQSLSPPKVVVLGCMAERLKEKILDADKMVDVVCGPDAYRDLPRLLADVDYGQKGINTLLSLEETYADICPVRISKNSISAFVSVMRGCNNMCSFCIVPFTRGRERSRPVDSIVKEVAELWKEGVKEVTLLGQNVNSYNNASEESEVEPGSIWELSEGFSSRCKVKKVGLRFSDLLDRLSTEFPEMRFRYTSPHPKDFPDDLLYIMRDRYNICKSIHLPAQSGSSTVLERMRRGYTREAYLELWQKIKRIMPDVGITSDFICGFCGETEEDHESTLSLVKTVGYDMAYMFAYSMREKTHAHRNYTDDVTEDVKQRRLTELIEAFRESTGQCYDSQIGSIQLVLVEGPNKRAPDTELIGKSDRGHRVIFINRPVPNRSEDLRNERNPVIGDYVEVRIMKSTRASLFGEALAITKLSLFHNNAEQEAVACAN is encoded by the exons ATGGCGTCTTCACTCCCTTCATCTCTCTCAGCCCTTCAAAGCCGAAGGTTCTTTTACGGCATCAGATTCTTCTCCGGCAACCCAATTGCCCACTCTTCCTGTAACTGCCATCGCCATTTCAAGAAGCTCCCTCTCAACAGAAACACCACCTTTTCCCTCACTGTTTCAAGAACGTTTTCGCAATTAAATCACCCTTCATTTTACACTAAAGATAGTCCTTCTCTTCAACACTTTGTTTCTCAAGCTGCTGCGCTCTCTGCTTCCCAAACAGAACCCCT CATTACTCCAGCTTTAGAAGTTTCTCCGGATACTGAAAAACCTCCGAGAGGGCGGATTTATCACGAGACGTATGGATGTCAAATGAATATCAGTGATATGGAGGTTGTTTTGTCGATTATGAAGGATGCTGGATATAAGGAAGTTGTGGAGGACCCGGAAAGTGCTGAGATTATATTCATTAATACTTGTGCTATTAGGGACAATGCGGAGCAGAGAGTGTGGCAGCggcttaattatttttggttccTAAAGAGACATTGGAAGAGTAATGTTGCTATTGGGAGGTCGCAGTCTCTTTCTCCTCCGAAGGTGGTTGTGTTGGGTTGTATGGCTGAGAGGTTAAAAGAGAAGATACTTGACGCGGATAAGATGGTTGATGTGGTTTGTGGACCTGATGCTTACAGAGATTTGCCGCGTTTACTGGCTGATGTAGACTACGGGCAGAAGGGGATTAATACTCTTCTTTCACTTGAAGAGACTTATGCGGATATCTGTCCAGTTAGGATCTCGAAAAATTCTATTAGTGCCTTTGTCTCGGTTATGAGGGGTTGCAATAATATGTGCTCGTTTTGCATTGTTCCTTTTACTAGAGGCAGAGAGCGATCACGTCCTGTGGATTCAATTGTGAAGGAGGTGGCAGAATTATGGAAAGAAGGCGTGAAGGAAGTAACTCTTCTTGGCCAGAATGTGAACAGCTATAATAATGCATCTGAAGAAAGTGAAGTTGAACCAGGATCAATTTGGGAATTGAGTGAAGGCTTTTCCAGCAGGTGCAAGGTGAAGAAGGTGGGCTTACGTTTTTCTGATCTCTTGGATCGACTCTCCACTGAGTTTCCTGAGATGCGATTCAGATACACTTCGCCACACCCTAAAGATTTCCCAGATGACTTATTGTACATAATGCGAGATAGATATAATATCTGCAAATCTATTCATTTACCTGCACAAAGTGGGAGCAGCACAGTTCTCGAGAGAATGCGTCGAGGATATACGAGGGAGGCATACTTAGAACTCTGGCAAAAGATCAAAAGGATCATGCCAGATGTTGGGATAACCAGTGATTTCATATGCG GTTTCTGCGGAGAAACAGAGGAGGATCATGAAAGCACACTAAGTCTCGTCAAGACTGTAGGTTATGATATGGCATATATGTTTGCATATAGCATGAGGGAGAAAACACATGCTCACAGGAACTACACGGATGATGTTACTGAGGATGTTAAGCAGAGGAGGCTTACTGAACTTATCGAGGCTTTTCGAGAGAGTACTGGTCAGTGTTATGACTCCCAGATCGGTAGTATCCAACTCGTGTTAGTCGAAGGGCCCAACAAAAGAGCTCCAGATACAGAACTTATTGGTAAGAGTGATAGAGGCCACAGAGTTATCTTTATTAATCGGCCAGTGCCAAATAGAAGTGAGGATTTGCGTAATGAACGGAATCCTGTAATTGGTGACTATGTGGAAGTTCGAATTATGAAATCTACACGGGCATCATTGTTTGGAGAGGCACTTGCCATCACTAAATTGAGCTTGTTTCACAACAATGCAGAACAAGAAGCTGTTGCATGTGCAAACTGA